Proteins from one Aspergillus nidulans FGSC A4 chromosome VIII genomic window:
- a CDS encoding translation initiation factor eIF2B subunit alpha (transcript_id=CADANIAT00002570) — MTATDSQITKPSEPFDIVATYNDLLRSDPDLTMPIAAIEALVLLLTHSPSSTISETLDLLEKSTTHLKKSIPNPIGLSAGTDLFQRYLITTLQRPGQLGPAGDFNAIRAHLLSNSRLFIRRAKESRDKIAGFGRGFVRDGSTVLTNGGSRVVASLLQQAADEKGGPSAVRFNVIYVLSSPKGDIENPTAEPEGMETVRALRAKGVPVATIPESAVAYSLGKADVVIVGAEGVVENGGIVSRMGTYQIGLLAKAMGKPFYVVAESHKFVRVYPLGQYDLPIEQHVIDFKTQEEVDNAKQQREPADASKSSGLNTEFDAGSVDFTPPHLISALITDSGVLTPSAVSEELIKIWF; from the exons ATGACAGCGACAGACTCCCAGATAACCAAACCCTCCGAGCCCTTCGA TATTGTCGCTACATACAATGACTTGCTTCGGTCTGATCCCGACCTGACGATGCCAATCGCTGCTATCGAAGCCTTAGTTCTCCTCCTCACACATTCTCCTTCATCGACGATATCAGAAACACTTGACCTCCTAGAGAAGTCTACCACACATTTGAAGAAGTCCATCCCTAACCCCATCGGTCTTTCCGCCGGAACCGATCTTTTCCAACGCTACTTAATCACAACTCTTCAAAGGCCAGGCCAGCTGGGGCCTGCAGGAGATTTCAATGCGATTCGAGCACACCTCCTTTCCAACAGTCGGTTGTTCATTCGACGTGCCAAGGAGAGCCGAGATAAGATTGCTGGTTTTGGGAGGGGCTTTGTCCGCGATGGAAGCACCGTATTGACAAACGGAGGGTCTAGAGTCGTCGCCTCGCTGTTACAGCAAGCCGCAGATGAAAAGGGGGGCCCTTCTGCAGTGCGATTCAACGTGATATACGTCCTTTCGTCGCCAAAGGGAGACATTGAGAACCCCACGGCTGAGCCAGAGGGAATGGAGACGGTACGTGCGCTTCGGGCAAAGGGCGTCCCTGTTGCTACGATCCCGGAGTCTGCTGTGGCATATTCACTCGGCAAGGCAGATGTGGTTATTGTTGGTGCGGAGGGTGTTGTGGAAAATGGCGGCATAGTATCGCGAATGGGCACTTACCAAATTGGACTCCTTGCAAAAGCCATGGGGAAGCCATTCTACGTTGTGGCGGAGAGCCACAAGTTCGTCCGTGTTTACCCGCTTGGGCAATATGACCTGCCCATCGAACAGCACGTTATCGACTTCAAGAcgcaagaagaagttgacaACGCTAAGCAACAACGAGAGCCTGCAGACGCGTCGAAATCCTCTGGTCTGAACACAGAATTCGATGCCGGATCTGTGGATTTCACACCACCCCATTTAATTTCTGCATTGATCACGGACAGCGGCGTCCTAACACCAAGCGCTGTCAGTGAAGAATTGATCAAGATATGGTTCTAA
- a CDS encoding rho GDP-dissociation inhibitor (transcript_id=CADANIAT00002574) produces the protein MAEHDDELIASKTEGFKVGEKKTIAEYNELDKNDESLNRWKASLGLNTGEPTGDPNDPRTCIIKTLALEVQGRPDVVIDVSAPGALEKLKDKPFTIKEGAHFRIKVTFEVHHDVLSGLKYLQVVKRKGIRVSKDQEMLGSYAPCTTGKPIYEKKFQEEEAPSGMMARGHYNAESKFIDDDDKVHLHFHWSFDIAKDW, from the exons ATGGCCGAACATGACGACGAACTCATTGCCTCCAAGACTGAAGGCTTCAAGGtcggagagaagaagacaattGCTGAATACAATGAGCTCG ACAAAAATGACGAATCCCTCAACCGTTGGAAGGCCTCCCTCGGCCTAAACACCGGCGAGCCCACCGGAGACCCCAACGACCCCCGAACATGTATCATCAAAACCCTAGCGCTTGAAGTTCAAGGCCGTCCGGATGTTGTTATCGATGTCTCTGCCCCGGGCGcgctcgagaagctgaaggacAAGCCCTTCACTATCAAGGAGGGCGCCCACTTCCGCATTAAGGTGACCTTTGAGGTCCACCACGATGTTCTGAGCGGCCTCAAGTACCTCCAGGTTGTCAAGCGCAAGGGTATCCGGGTTAGCAAGGATCAGGAGATGCTT GGAAGTTATGCGCCATGCACTACAGGAAAGCCAATTTACGAGAAGAAGT tccaagaagaggaggcccCCTCGGGGATGATGGCTCGCGGCCACTACAACGCGGAATCGAAGTTtatcgacgacgatgacaaaGTGCATCTCCACTTCCACTGGTCCTTCGACATTGCGAAGGACTGGTAA
- a CDS encoding putative serine/threonine-protein kinase ppg1A (transcript_id=CADANIAT00002573): MKESNVVHIAAPVTVVGDIHGQFFDMIEIFKIGGFCPNTNYLFLGDYVDRGLFSVETISLLVCLKLRYPSRVHLIRGNHESRGVTQSYGFYTECARKYGNANVWHYFTDMFDFLTLAVVINDQIFCVHGGLSPSIHSIDQIKIIDRFREIPHEGPMADLVWSDPDTERDEFSLSPRGAGYTFGAQVVRKFLEVNSMSHILRAHQLCQEGYQVLYDDRLSTVWSAPNYCYRCGNLASVLEVSDTGERFFNIFDAAPENDIHRGEQQTQQSKDGQGPVIDYFL, from the exons atgaaggagagcAATGTGGTTCACATCGCGGCCCCCGTTACGGTAGTAGGAGACATTCACGGGCAATTTTTCGACATGATTGAGATTTTTAAGATTGGCGGATTCTGCCCAAATACGAACTACCTGTTCCTTG GCGACTACGTTGACCGCGGCCTCTTCAGCGTCGAGACCATCTCTCTACTCGTCTGCCTCAAACTTCGTTACCCGTCGCGCGTGCACCTTATCCGTGGGAACCACGAGTCACGCGGCGTCACCCAATCTTACGGTTTCTACACCGAGTGCGCCCGCAAGTACGGTAATGCCAACGTCTGGCACTACTTTACCGACATGTTcgacttcctcaccctcgctGTCGTCATTAATGACCAGATCTTTTGCGTCCACGGGGGCCTTTCCCCCTCCATTCACTCAATAGACCAGATCAAAATCATCGACCGCTTCCGCGAGATCCCGCACGAGGGACCCATGGCTGACCTTGTTTGGTCGGACCCCGATACGGAGCGCGACGAGTTTTCCCTCTCGCCGCGCGGTGCGGGATATACCTTTGGAGCGCAGGTCGTTCGGAAATTCCTCGAGGTTAATAGTATGTCTCATATCCTGCGCGCTCATCAATTGTGCCAGGAGGGGTACCAGGTTCTTTATGATGATCGGTTGAGTACGGTTTGGAGCGCGCCGAATTACTGCTACCGGTGTGGAAACCTTGCGAGTGTGCTCGAAGTTAGTGATACTGGAGAGAGGTTTTTCAATATCTTTGATGCAGCACCTGAGAATGATATCCATCGGGGTGagcagcagacgcagcagagCAAGGATGGCCAGGGTCCTGTGATCGACTACTTTCTGTGA
- the nuf2 gene encoding kinetochore-associated Ndc80 complex subunit NUF2 (transcript_id=CADANIAT00002571): MRLPDKEIAGCINDIGIPFTAADLIKPNPQQVQMVLEWFAELLMNTTRETVEPAMRAAADDICGDFPDIVPTDTRNLMGFFVNMRRLMAECGVNDFTFTDLTKPTHDRLVKIFSYLINFVRFRESQTAVIDEHFNKTEKTKQRIETLYTENQEMEQRLEEMRRVLKANEAEVKEKVRRNDELKSRLRELGRTQEKVAETLERVKAEKARQQNLLKEKMERTVRTRQEVEKLRPYVMESPASLQSSLTELSESLLREKNQIDAMEKRARALQTSSDTFTVVSNDVQACIKLLEDIAVELQKEEDEESRASRNKEAISERGNNVREVEQTEKLLQRQLARWNERIEALRNTAHEKAQVAQKRMEELREVQIKLREERTEKQRDMERRRIRIEQTEKKMADLKESIETEIQSAHDEYLKLESHIKLYITEMEKSL; this comes from the exons ATGCGCCTG CCCGACAAAGAGATCGCAGGCTGTATCAATGACATCGGCATACCATTCACTGCCGCCGACCTAATCAAGCCCAACCCTCAGCAGGTTCAAATGGTGCTGGAGTGGTTTGCGGAGCTCCTCATGAATACCACTCGAGAAACCGTTGAGCCTGCAATGCGCGCAGCCGCTGACGATATATGCGGGGACTTTCCGGATATTGTCCCTACAGATACGCGAAACCTGATGGGATTCTTTGTCAATATGAGAAGACTAATGGCGGAG TGCGGTGTGAATGACTTTACGTTTACCGACCTGACGAAACCTACGCACGATCGCCTTGTAAAGATATTTTCTTACCTCATTAACTTTGTTAGATTTCGCGAGTCTCAAACAGCTGTTATTGACGAACATTTCAACAAAACTGAAAAGACGAAGCAACGAATTGAAACACTGTACACCGAGAATCAGGAGATGGAGCAACGACTTGAGGAAATGCGCCGGGTCCTCAAAGCAAACGAGGCTGAGGTTAAGGAAAAAGTGAGGAGGAATGATGAACTCAAGTCTCGCCTTCGAGAGTTAGGTCGAACTCAGGAGAAAGTGGCGGAGACTCTGGAACGAGTCAAAGCCGAAAAGGCGCGACAACAGAACCTACTGAAGGAAAAGATGGAGAGAACAGTAAGAACTCGTCAAGAGGTTGAGAAGTTGCGGCCATACGTGATGGAAAGTCCGGCAAGCCTCCAGTCAAGCCTCACAGAATTGTCGGAAAGTCTTCTACGGGAGAAGAACCAGATCGATGCCATGGAAAAACGCGCCCGAGCGTTGCAAACCTCCTCGGACACGTTCACTGTTGTCAGCAACGATGTCCAAGCATGCATCAAATTGCTCGAGGATATCGCTGTTGAGCTGcaaaaagaagaggacgaagagtcTCGAGCTTCGAGAAACAAGGAGGCCATCTCTGAGAGAGGTAACAATGTAAGGGAAGTCGAACAAACAGAGAAGTTACTGCAGCGGCAGTTAGCCCGGTGGAACGAGAGAATCGAAGCTCTACGTAACACCGCTCATGAGAAGGCGCAAGTGGCTCAAAAGCGGATGGAAGAGCTTCGTGAGGTGCAGATAAAACTCCGAGAAGAGCGAACAGAAAAGCAACGCGACATGGAGCGAAGGAGAATCAGGATTGAGCAAACTGAGAAAAAG ATGGCCGACTTGAAAGAGAGCATCGAAACCGAAATACAGAGCGCGCACGACGAATACCTCAAGCTAGAGTCCCATATCAAGTTATACATCacggagatggagaagagtttGTAA
- a CDS encoding AP-3 complex subunit beta (transcript_id=CADANIAT00002572) codes for METISRISSMLETARELTLEAAQSAAISRGTGIGTSSRDLSVAHIKKLLDSRSDRDVLDGLRRIISLMYRSEPSVPFFSAVVKNVASANLEVKKLVYIYLVHHAEAEPDLALLSINAIQKSLTDQNPQARAMALRTMASIRVPVINQIVSLAIKRGCGDMSPHVRKAAALAIPKCYRLDPSTQPQLIGYIETLLGDTQYFVAGPAVAAFLEVCPDRIDLIHKHYRSLVKKLVDMDEWGQLATLRLLTFYARKCFPLKTRKVQKNPTKSKGFYDDDDGEANEGEGETYDVPVLDPDLELFLRSCRLLLQSRNAAVIVAVVRCYFYLAPTEYLGAAVGPLVALLRSPQDMQHIALYNIVVVALRYPKPFTKYVSHFLVHASDPPHIWRLKLEALTILFPHCGNHFKNLIISELEHFAQGADPDLVRESVRALGRCAQGDPNAADKCLRILLNQITSLDDTLVSESLTVIRHLIQHDPGSHERTVIQLVKYLGLTTNPDARATIVWLVGEYAGLEPERNFAPDVLRVLVQNFAEESEAVKQQILLLGAKVYLHHILRNPVKEESDSEEPLSKPVDQTQLRNDWADADGEKQHDRNSLEEKKEAPGEEDTMTLLWRYILLLARYDTSYDLRDRARLYKALLSSPSSTQIANLLLLAPKPVPHAPSPSETRKDLLIGSSTLVLGNDAGIHGLQGYENIPDWVEAGHEPDPSLRVSDVKADKTTTVATTAGEQLDRALKEHEANIAASSRAHAVRGRVAAPAAKNKTLDQWLDEPEPETDEETEYEEVTDSEEGDEEYSTEYETDSEAGDEDEEEEEEEEEEEEEEEEEEEEDADSEERRQTQQLLR; via the exons ATGGAGACGATCTCCAGGATCTCTTCGATGCTGGAAACAG CTCGAGAGCTCACCCTGGAAGCAGCTCAGTCCGCTGCCATCTCTCGAGGGACGGGAATTGGCACGTCATCCCGCGACCTCAGCGTCGCTCATATAAAAAAGCTTCTCGACTCGCGCAGTGACCGCGATGTTTTGGACGGCCTGCGACGCATTATCTCT CTCATGTACCGCTCTGAACCCTCCGTCCCATTCTTTTCCGCCGTTGTGAAAAACGTCGCCAGCGCGAACCTCGAAGTCAAGAAGTTGGTCTACATATATCTTGTTCATCATGCGGAGGCGGAACCCGACCTCGCTCTCTTGTCTATCAATGCAATCCAGAAATCGCTCACGGACCAAAATCCTCAGGCCCGGGCTATGGCGCTCCGCACGATGGCTAGCATTAGGGTGCCGGTCATTAACCAGATCGTGTCGTTGGCCATTAAACGTGGCTGCGGTGACATGAGTCCGCACGTCCGGAAAGCAGCCGCCCTTGCTATCCCGAAGTGCTATAGGCTGGATCCCAGCACCCAGCCGCAACTGATTGGGTACATCGAAACACTTCTGGGCGATACCCAGTATTTTGTTGCTGGTCCTGCGGTTGCTGCGTTTCTTGAGGTTTGCCCGGATAGGATCGATTTGATCCATAAGCATTACCGGAGCTTAGTCAAGAAACTCGTGGACATGGATGAATGGGGCCAATTGGCGACTTTGCGTCTTCTGACTTTCTACGCTCGGAAATGCTTCCCTCTGAAGACACGAAAAGTGCAGAAGAATCCCACTAAGTCAAAAGGATTCtatgacgatgacgatggggAAGCTAACGAGGGCGAGGGGGAAACGTATGATGTCCCAGTTCTGGACCCAGATCTTGAGCTCTTTTTACGATCTTGCAGGCTACTTTTGCAGAGTCGTAATGCCGCAGTTATCGTCGCTGTCGTTCGATGTTACTTTTACCTTGCTCCGACGGAATATCTTGGTGCTGCCGTTGGTCCTTTGGTCGCTTTGCTTCGAAGCCCCCAAGACATGCAGCACATAGCGTTGTACAATATTGTTGTCGTCGCTCTACGATATCCGAAACCGTTTACGAAATATGTGTCGCATTTCTTGGTGCACGCGTCAGACCCACCTCACATCTGGCGTCTGAAGCTTGAAGCACTTACGATACTCTTTCCCCACTGCGGTAATCACTTTAAAAACTTGATCATCAGCGAGCTCGAACATTTTGCTCAGGGCGCTGATCCCGACTTAGTACGGGAGAGCGTACGCGCCCTGGGACGTTGTGCACAAGGTGACCCTAATGCGGCTGATAAGTGTCTACGTATCCTACTCAACCAAATCACAAGCCTTGATGACACTCTTGTGTCAGAATCACTGACTGTTATCCGACATCTCATTCAACATGATCCGGGCTCGCATGAGCGGACAGTTATTCAGTTGGTGAAGTACCTCGGGCTGACCACAAATCCCGACGCGAGGGCAACCATTGTATGGTTGGTTGGCGAATACGCGGGACTTGAACCTGAGAGGAATTTTGCACCTGACGTTTTACGGGTTTTGGTACAGAATTTCGCCGAAGAGTCGGAGGCTGTGAAGCAACAGATCCTGCTCTTAGGAGCTAAAGTTTATCTCCACCATATTCTACGCAATCCTGTCAAGGAAGAGTCTGACTCAGAAGAGCCTCTATCGAAGCCGGTGGATCAAACCCAGCTGAGGAACGATTGGGCAGATGCCGATGGCGAGAAACAACACGACAGGAATAGTTtagaggaaaaaaaagaagcacCTGGGGAAGAAGATACAATGACTCTTCTCTGGCGGTATATACTACTTCTGGCCAGATACGACACATCTTACGACCTCCGGGACCGTGCTCGTCTATATAAGGcccttctttcttcgccCTCGTCGACTCAAATAGCGAAtttgcttctccttgccCCAAAGCCGGTTCCGCATGCTCCTAGCCCGTctgaaaccaggaaagacCTATTGATTGGCTCATCAACGCTTGTTCTGGGAAACGACGCTGGGATCCACGGTTTGCAGGGTTACGAAAATATACCAGACTGGGTGGAAGCAGGCCACGAGCCGGACCCCAGCCTTCGCGTGTCGGATGTTAAAGCCGATAAAACTACCACGGTGGCGACTACTGCAGGTGAGCAGCTTGACAGAGCTCTCAAGGAGCATGAAGCGAACATAGCTGCCTCAAGCCGAGCGCACGCGGTTCGCGGGAGAGTAGCCGCTCCTGCtgcaaagaacaagaccCTTGATCAGTGGCTCGATGAACCCGAGCCCGAAACGGACGAGGAGACTGAGTATGAAGAGGTAACAGATTCTGAGGAGGGAGATGAAGAGTATTCAACGGAATACGAAACAGACTCTGAGGCaggagatgaggacgaggaagaggaagaggaagaagaggaggaagaagaagaagaagaagaagaagaagaagaggacgcTGACTCCGAAGAGCGCCGACAAACTCAACAGCTTCTAAGATAG